In one window of Nicotiana tabacum cultivar K326 chromosome 12, ASM71507v2, whole genome shotgun sequence DNA:
- the LOC107778823 gene encoding F-box protein At3g07870-like isoform X1, producing the protein MKEFTVTRGRRVKFQNWELQKKPNKSILRKSTEEEEGNNNNEFNNLPVDVISSIFIRCPANTLSMLRCASKSWNDLIASPLFVHSHLEHSTETSQLLFLQLNYLPRSKRRRLRFVSVDMEGNEGESNELYAVTLSRFPCSGLSGFHVSAGLVFFSMGDHRMYLCNPVKQQFFELPKCSPTVFDGSDKFGFGYLRSTKEYKVVRIFNGDPEINDWKPQLRGKVLTLNGIISSEWKEIAEIPPCGPYGPGLLVNECMYWPNNMNSFCDQILSFDFENGKFLTISCPSSYNKVMELRMVDLKGILCLPDMDMWSSTLDLWILKDKISCIWVKECSINLVGLGCNSPILRTWNEEIIVGGWSNRFVFYDLKGKCFRERRINIGLCRDAVGFEIYQKTLFSLGNT; encoded by the exons ATGAAGGAGTTTACTGTTACTCGAGGTAGACGGGTAAAATTTCAGAACTGGGAACTGCAAAAAAAG CCTAACAAGTCAATACTAAGGAAAAGTACAGAGGAAGAGGAGGGGAATAATAATAATGAGTTTAACAATCTACCTGTTGATGTTATAAGCTCTATTTTTATAAGATGCCCGGCGAATACGTTATCCATGTTAAGGTGCGCATCAAAGTCGTGGAATGACTTGATTGCTAGTCCTTTGTTCGTTCATTCTCACCTGGAACATTCAACGGAAACTTCCCaacttctttttctgcaactcAATTATTTGCCACGGTCAAAGAGGCGCAGACTACGATTTGTTTCAGTCGACATGGAAGGAAATGAGGGAGAAAGCAATGAGTTATACGCTGTCACTTTATCTCGTTTCCCATGTTCCGGCCTTTCCGGTTTCCATGTTTCCGCTGGTTTAGTTTTCTTTTCAATGGGTGATCATCGCATGTATTTGTGCAATCCTGTGAAGCAACAATTCTTTGAATTGCCGAAATGTTCACCTACTGTTTTTGATGGAAGTGACAAATTTGGGTTTGGATATCTTCGTTCAACTAAGGAATATAAAGTGGTGCGTATTTTCAATGGGGATCCCGAGATTAATGATTGGAAACCTCAGCTAAGAGGCAAGGTGCTTACCCTAAATGGCATTATTTCTAGTGAATGGAAAGAAATTGCTGAGATTCCTCCATGTGGTCCGTATGGTCCAGGACTGCTAGTAAATGAATGTATGTATTGGCCGAATAATATGAATTCTTTTTGCGATCAAATTTTATCATTTGACTTTGAAAATGGAAAATTTCTAACTATATCTTGCCCATCATCTTATAATAAGGTTATGGAGTTGAGAATGGTGGATTTGAAAGGGATACTTTGCCTGCCAGATATGGATATGTGGAGTTCAACTCTAGACCTGTGGATACTTAAAGATAAAATAAGTTGCATTTGGGTGAAGGAGTGTAGCATCAATTTGGTTGGGCTCGGGTGTAATTCACCTATCTTGAGGACATGGAATGAAGAAATAATAGTTGGCGGTTGGTCAAATAGGTTTGTCTTCTATGACCTAAAAGGAAAATGCTTTAGAGAAAGGAGAATTAATATTGGACTTTGCCGAGACGCAGTGGGTTTTGAAATTTACCAGAAAACCTTGTTTTCATTAGGAAACACATAG
- the LOC107778823 gene encoding F-box protein CPR1-like isoform X2, with amino-acid sequence MKEFTVTRGRRVKFQNWELQKKPNKSILRKSTEEEEGNNNNEFNNLPVDVISSIFIRCPANTLSMLRCASKSWNDLIASPLFVHSHLEHSTETSQLLFLQLNYLPRSKRRRLRFVSVDMEGNEGESNELYAVTLSRFPCSGLSGFHVSAGLVFFSMGDHRMYLCNPVKQQFFELPKCSPTVFDGSDKFGFGYLRSTKEYKVVRIFNGDPEINDWKPQLRGKVLTLNGIISSEWKEIAEIPPCGPYGPGLLVNECYGVENGGFERDTLPARYGYVEFNSRPVDT; translated from the exons ATGAAGGAGTTTACTGTTACTCGAGGTAGACGGGTAAAATTTCAGAACTGGGAACTGCAAAAAAAG CCTAACAAGTCAATACTAAGGAAAAGTACAGAGGAAGAGGAGGGGAATAATAATAATGAGTTTAACAATCTACCTGTTGATGTTATAAGCTCTATTTTTATAAGATGCCCGGCGAATACGTTATCCATGTTAAGGTGCGCATCAAAGTCGTGGAATGACTTGATTGCTAGTCCTTTGTTCGTTCATTCTCACCTGGAACATTCAACGGAAACTTCCCaacttctttttctgcaactcAATTATTTGCCACGGTCAAAGAGGCGCAGACTACGATTTGTTTCAGTCGACATGGAAGGAAATGAGGGAGAAAGCAATGAGTTATACGCTGTCACTTTATCTCGTTTCCCATGTTCCGGCCTTTCCGGTTTCCATGTTTCCGCTGGTTTAGTTTTCTTTTCAATGGGTGATCATCGCATGTATTTGTGCAATCCTGTGAAGCAACAATTCTTTGAATTGCCGAAATGTTCACCTACTGTTTTTGATGGAAGTGACAAATTTGGGTTTGGATATCTTCGTTCAACTAAGGAATATAAAGTGGTGCGTATTTTCAATGGGGATCCCGAGATTAATGATTGGAAACCTCAGCTAAGAGGCAAGGTGCTTACCCTAAATGGCATTATTTCTAGTGAATGGAAAGAAATTGCTGAGATTCCTCCATGTGGTCCGTATGGTCCAGGACTGCTAGTAAATGAAT GTTATGGAGTTGAGAATGGTGGATTTGAAAGGGATACTTTGCCTGCCAGATATGGATATGTGGAGTTCAACTCTAGACCTGTGGATACTTAA
- the LOC107761742 gene encoding uncharacterized protein LOC107761742 isoform X1 has product MHPLESLGDHLVSHPFDGDGFVIWHKNMLTILSVKNKLGLITGRVSKLQFNSPYYHFWGRCNDMIIAWITNSLSRDIANSVMCFDTAKDVWTDINERFGTSNGSKYIQLQREISLTSQVHLDIATYFTKLGGLWDELSTAYVGLVCSCGALPKFIEEQKIYQFLSGLNESYCTCKSNILRMPSIPSLSKAYSMLQHDEKQKETYIPVPGFSHDFASFNALAGSLNTSKGFNQRVQFDTNRGSSSSSNLPCRYCKKLGHTIDKCYKLHGFPSDFKFTKNRRFATCVQSDGHLLELAFTKPNSFDTVDMDSVKNNTNIS; this is encoded by the coding sequence ATGCATCCCTTGGAAAGTCTAGGTGATCACCTGGTATCCCATCCCTTTGATGGCGATGGTTTTGTCATTTGGCACAAAAACATGCTTACTATCCTCTCTGTTAAAAACAAGTTAGGTCTCATCACTGGTAGGGTATCCAAACTACAATTTAACTCTCCTTATTATCATTTTTGGGGAAGGTGCAATGACATGATCATTGCATGGATAACAAACTCTTTGTCTAGGGATATAGCCAACAGTGTGATGTGTTTTGACACTGCTAAGGATGTATGGACTGACATTAATGAGAGATTTGGTACTTCTAATGGTTCTAAGTACATTCAACTTCAAAGGGAAATTAGTCTCACTTCCCAAGTTCATTTAGATATTGCTACCTATTTTACTAAACTGGGAGGTCTTTGGGATGAGCTTAGTACTGCTTATGTTGGTCTTGTTTGTTCCTGTGGTGCTCTCCCCAAATTCATTGAAGAGCAAAAAATCTATCAATTCCTCAGTGGTCTGAATGAGTCGTACTGTACCTGCAAGAGCAACATCCTTAGGATGCCATCCATTCCTTCCCTAAGTAAGGCATACTCCATGCTACAACATGATGAGAAACAGAAAGAGACTTATATTCCTGTCCCTGGTTTCTCCCATGATTTTGCCTCCTTCAATGCTTTAGCTGGTTCTTTAAACACTTCTAAGGGTTTtaatcagagggtccaatttgATACAAATAGAGGTTCTAGTTCATCTTCCAACCTTCCATGCAGATATTGTAAGAAGCTCGGGCATACCATTGATAAGTGTTATAAGCTACATGGCTTCCCCTCAGATTTTAAGTTTACCAAGAATAGGAGGTTTGCAACTTGTGTTCAGTCTGATGGACATCTTCTGGAACTTGCCTTTACCAAACCAAATTCCTTTGATACAGTGGACATGGATTCAGTAAAGAACAATACCAACATCTCATGA